Genomic segment of Nocardiopsis mwathae:
GGGTCCCCCCATCGGTGCGGGGGCGGCCGCCGGGCCGCGGCGCGGCCCGCCCCGGCGACCCGACGGCCTGCGTCAGTTCCGTTCGCAGGTACCGGGCGAGGTCGCGCGGGGTCGGGTAGGTGAAGATCAGCGCCGGGGGCAGCCGGAGACCTGACGCGGCGTTGAGCCGGTTGCGGAGCTCGACCGCCGTAAGGGAGTCGAATCCCGCTTCCAGGAACCCGCCGTCGGCCTCGATCCGGTCGGCGTCGGGGTGACCGAGGACGTCGGCGGCACATCCTCGGACGAGATCGGTGAGGTGCCGTTCGAGCTCGTCGTGGGACAGGAGGGCGACACGTTCACGCAGCGCCTTCGCGCCGCTGCCGGCGTCTCCGACGACCCTTCGGCGGGGCGCACGGACCAGCCCGCGGAAGAGTGGCGGAACGTCCCCCGTACGGGCGGCGCGTGCGCGCAGTCCGGGCAGATCCACGGGCAGCGGCACCATGTGCGGTGCCCCGCTTCGCAGGGCGGTGTCCAGGTGCGCCAACCCCTGCTCGGTCTCCAGCGGCGCGGCCATGCCCATGCGGGCCATCCGGTTCAGGTCGGTGGTGTCCAGGTGAACCGTCATCCCGGTCCGTTGGGCCCACAGCCCCCAGGACAGCGACGTGGCGGGCAGGCCGGACGCCCTCCGGTGGTGGGCCAAGGCGTCGAGGAAGGCGTTGGCGGCGGTGTAGTTCGCCTGGCCGGGAGCTCCCAGGAGCGCACCCGCGGAGGAGAACAGCACGAACGCGGCGAGGTCACGGTCGCGAGTGAGTTCGTGCAGGTTCCAGGCCGCGTCGATCTTCGGTCGTGTGACCCTGTCGATCCGGTCGGGCGTCAGTGAGGTGAGCACCCCGTCGTCGAGGACACCGGCGATGTGGACGACCGCGGTGAGGGTGTGCTCGCGCGGGATGGCGTCCAACACACGGGCGACCGAGGGACGGTGGGCGGCGTCGCAGGCGGCGAAGGTGACCTCGGCACCGAGAGCGGTCAGGTCGGCGGCGAGTTCGGTGGCCGCCGCGCTCCGTCCCCCGCTGCGGCCGAGCAGCAACAGCCGGCGGACCCCGTGTGTGGTGACCAGGTGGCGCGTGACCTCCTGACCGAGCGTTCCGGTGGCGCCGGTGACCAGGACCGTTCCGTCGGCCGGAAGGGCCGGTGGCTCGGCGCCGCCGGTCCGTGAGGGCGGGGAATCGGACCCCGCGCCCTGCGGTGCGTCCTCGCACCGCGCCGGACGGGCCAGACGGGGTGCCAGCATCCGTCCCTCGCGGATGGCGATCCCCGGTTCCCCACTGGCGACGGCACCTGCCAGGAAGGGCCACGCCCTCTCCGGCTCGTCCGCATCGACGATGACCAGTCGGCCGGGGTGCTCGGTCTGGGCCGTCCGTATCATGCCCCACAGCGGCGCGCGGGCCAGATCGCCGACGCCCTCGTTCGCGCGGGTCGCAACCGAACCGCCGGTGACGACGACCAGTCGGGTGTCCTCCAGCCGTTCGTCCTCCAGCCAGCGGTGCAGGACGTCCAGCATCGCGTGCAGGGCGGCACGCGCGCCTTCCGCGGTCCCGTACCGTGCGTCCTGCGTTGCAAGGCAGGGCAGGATCACGGTCTCGGGCACCGGCCCCCCTGCGTCGAGCGACGCTCTCAGGTCGGGCATGTCCCGGTAGACGGTGAGGGGTCGCCCGGCGGAGTCGCGGAACCCTGTGGGCCCGGAGTCGAGCAGGACCCATCGGCCGGTCGCGTCGGGGACCTGGGGCGCGGGCACCGGGTCCCAGGTCAGGACGTAGAGATCGTCGGCGGCCGTCGGGCCGGTGCCGACGAGGTCGTCGGCGCCCATCGGCCGCAGGGTCAGACCGCCGACCGACACCACGGGAACGCCCTCAGGGTCCGCGGCGGTCAGCGTGAACGTTCCCGGGCCGACGCAGGTCAGCCGCACCCGCAGTTCGGTGGCGCCGTCGGCGTGCAGGGTGACATCCGTCCAGGAGAACGGAATCGCGATGGCACCGCGCGTGAGATCGCCGTCGGCGAGGGCGAGGGCGTGCTGGGCCGCGTCCAGCAGAGCGGGGTGCAGTCCGAAGGCGGTGGCCTCGCCGTGGCGTGGGTCGGGCAGCCGCACCTCGGCATGGATGTCGACTCCGTCCCGCCAGGCCGCCCGCAACCCCTGGAAGGACGGGCCGTACTCGTAACCCGACGCCGCGAGCCGCTCATAGGCGCCGTCCAGGTCGATCCCGCGGGTGTCCGATGGCGGTCGGCTCGAAGGAGGAGCGGAAGGCGCGGCTTCCTTCGCGGTCAGTGCCCCTTCCGCGTGCCGGGTCCAGGGTGCCTCCGCGTCGCGGGACATCCGCGCGGGGCGCGAGTGGATGGCGATGGCGCGGCGGCCGGTGTCGTCGGCGGGGCCGATCGTGACCTGCACTGTGACGGCCTCGTCATCCGGGAGGGCCAGCGGGGTCTGGAGTGTCAGTTCGTCGAGGTGGGGTGTGTCATGGCGCTGGCCCGCGTAGAGCGCGAGGCCGACCATCGCGGTGCCCGGCAGCAGGACGGTGCCGTCCACGGCGTGGTCGGCCAGCCAGGGGTGACTGTGCAGCGAGATACGACCGGTGAACACGCTCCCTCCCGCGCCCGGGAGCGGGATCACGGTCCGCAGGAGGGGGTGATCGACCGGCGCCCCGCCATCGGCCGTGCCGCCGATCCGGTTCTCTTCGCCGTCGAGCCAGTAGTGGCGCCGCTGAAAGGCATAGGTCGGCAGCTCGACGGGCCGAGCGTCCGGGAACAACGGCGTCCAGTCGACGGGGGCTCCGCGCACGAACGCTTCCGCCGCGGACCCCAGGAAGCGGTCCCAGCCGCCGTCACCGCGGCGCAGCGTACCCACGGCCGCACCGGACGCGTCGGCCGCGGCCAGGATGTCCTCGATCGCGCCGGTAAGGACCGGGTGCGGGCTGGCCTCGATGAACAGGCCGTACCCGGCGCCGACCAGGGAGCCCACGGCCGCATCGAAGCGGACCGGGTTGCGCAGCGCCCGGTACCAGTAGTCGGCGCCGAGCGCGGTGTCCCCCAGCTTGGCACCGGTGAGCGTGGAGAAGAACGGAACCGCGGGCGCACGGGGGTCGAGCCCGGCGAGGACCGCGGCGACCTCTCCACGGACCTCCTCCACGAAGGGGGTGTGCGAGGCGTAGTCCACATCGATGCGATGCGCTCTCACACCCACCTTTCCGCAGTGGTCGACGAGCTCGTGTACCGCGGCGGGATCTCCCGCGGCGACCGTGGCGGCCGGGCCGTTGACCGCGGCGATGTGCAGGCGGCCCGGCCAGCCGTCGATGAGGCGGGTGGCGTCCGCTTCCGACAGTGCCAGGGAGACCATGCCGCCGGTTCCGGCCAGGGTGCCGACCGCGCGGCTGCGCAGCGCCACCACCCTGGCGGCGTCCTCCAGGCTCAGCGCTCCCGCCACGCTCGCCGCGGCGATCTCCCCCTGGGAGTGGCCGACCACCGCGGCCGGCCGCACGCCCAGCTCGCCCCAGGTACGGGCGAGGGAGACCATGATGGCCCACAGGGTCGGCTGCAGGACGTCCACACGTTCCGACGGTGGGGCTCCGGGCGCTTCGCGCACCGCGTCGAACAGGGACCACCCTGTGAACGGCTCCAGCGCCGCCGCGCACTGCTCCATGTGCCCGCGGAAGACGGTCGAGGTCGCCATCAGATCCACGGCCATCCCCGGCCACTGCGAACCCTGGCCGGGGAAAACGAACACCGGCTTGTCACCGGGGATGTCCGAGCAACGGCCCCGCACCACGTCGGCGGCTGCGGCATCGGCGGCGACCGCGTCCAGGCCGTCGACGAGCCCGTCGCGGCCGTCGGCCACGACCACGGCGCGATGCTCGAAGGCGGCGCGCGTCGTCACCGAGGACAGCGCACCGTCCGCGGTCGCCACCCGCGGATCGGCGTCCACCGCCTCTCTCAACCGCCGGGCCTGCGCACACAGCGCCTCCTCGCTCTTCGCCGACACCACCCACGGCAGGGCGCGGGGCGGGTGCCCCACCGGGCGGGAGGAGGCGACACCCGTGATCGCGGGCTCCTCGGGGGCCTCTTCCACGATGACGTGCGCGTTGGTGCCGCTCATTCCGAAGGAGGAGACCCCGGCGCGGCGCGGGCGCCCGTTGCGGGCCCACTCACGCCCCTCGGACAGCAACCGGACCGAACCCGAGGACCAGTCCACCTCCGGCGTCGGCGCATCCACATGCAACGTCGGCGGCAACACACCATGGCGCATCGCCATCAGCACCTTGATCACCCCACCGACCCCCGCCGCCGCCACCGCATGGCCGATATTGGACTTCAACGACCCCAACCACAGCGGATCATCCCCACCGTGCTCCCGCCCATAGGTCGCCAACAGCGCGTTCGCCTCGATCGGATCACCCAGCCGCGTACCCGTACCATGCGCCTCCACCGCATCCACATCCCCCGCCGACAACCCCGCATCGGCCAACGCGCGGCCGATCACCTTCTGCTGTGAGGTGCCGTTGGGTGCGGTCAGGCCGCTGCTGACGCCGTCGTGATTGATGGCCGTCCCCCGCACGACGCCCAGGATGCGACGTCCGTTGGCCCGCGCATCGGACAACCGCTCCAGCAGGAGCACCCCCACCCCCTCCGACCACCCCGTCCCGTCGGCCGCCGCGGCGAACGCCTTGCACCGGCCATCGGGCGCCAACCCCCGCTGACGGCTGAACGCGGTGAACGCCCCGGGAGCGGCCATGATCGTGGCGCCTCCGGCCAGGGCCAGGGAGCACTCCCCCGCACGCAGCGACCGCACCGCCAGGTGCAGTGCCACCAACGACGAGGAGCACGCGGTGTCGATCGTGACCGCGGGGCCCTCCAGCCCGAACGTGTGCGCGACGCGTCCCGCGGCGACGCTCGCCGCGTTACCCGTCAGCAGATGGGCGTCGACGCCGCCGGCCGCTTCGTGGAGACGTGGGCCGTAGTCCTGGGCGACCAGACCGACGAACACCCCCGTCCCCGACCCCCGCAGCGACGACGGGTCCACACCCCCGGACTCCACCGCCTCCCACGACGTCTCCAGCAGCAACCGCTGCTGCGGATCCATCGCCACCGCCTCACGCGGCGACACCCCGAAGAAGGCGGCGTCGAACTCCCCCGCACACTCGACGAACCCACCCTCCCGCGTATAGGACGTTCCGGCCGTTCGGGGGTCGGCGTCGAACAGCCCCGCAAGGTCCCAACCCCGGTCGGCGGGGAATGCCCCGACCGCGTCGACACCGCCCGACACCACGTCCCACAGACCCTCCGGCGACACCGCACCCCCCGGGAAGCGGCACCCCGCGCCCACCACCGCCACCGGCTCACCGGCCTTGTACAGCAGGCGGCGATTCTGCTCGCGGACCCGCCGCAGATCGGTGGTGACCTGCTTCAGTACGTCGCGGAGCTTGTCCTCGTTCGCCATCGCCGACCCTCGTCTCCCTTCGGACGTTGCCGTGTTCGTGCTGCGGTGATGCCAGGGTGCTGCGCCGTCGCGGTGGCCGACGGTCAGGAGATCCCGAACTCCTTGTCGATATAGGCGAGAAGTTCCTCGTCGGAGGCGTCGCGGAGGTCGTCGGCGGCGGAGGCGGAAGCCGCGCCCGCGGCCGGGGAGCCATCGGCGTCGATGCGGTCCACCAGCGCCCGCAGCCGCGTGACGGCGGTGCAGCGGACGGACTCGGGCAGGGCGTCGGTGACCAGGGCGGCTTCGATCCGCTCGACCTCGCGGAGTACGGATCCGCCCTCGGCCTCGGCGAACCGGTCGGCGAGGTGGCGGGTGAGGCCGGCGGGGGTGGGGTGGTCGAAGGCGACGGTGGTGGGCAGGTCCAGTCCGGTGGCCGCGCGAAGGCGGTCGCGGAGCCGCACGGCGCTCAGCGAGTCGCCTCCCGCGTCGAGGAATCCGCGGTGGTCGTCGATCTCGGCGGGGTCGGTGTGGCCGAGCACCGCGGCGGTCAGCGCGCGGACGGTGGTGAGGAGTTCCCGCTCGCGTTCGGCGGGGCCGAGGGCGGCGAAGTCGGGGGTCTTGGGGACGGGGGCCGGTGTGTTATCGGTGGCGCGGTTCGCCGTGGCGCCGGTGGCGTCGAGCCAGTAGTGGCGGCGCTGGAAGGCGTAGGTCGGCAGCTCGGTCCGCCGGGCACCGGGGAACAACGGCGCCCAGTCCACATCCACACCCGAGGTGTACGCCTCCGCCAACGCCCGCACCCACCGCTCGGGCTCGTCCTGGTCGGGATCCATGACGGGAACCAGTGCGGGTGTGTCCCGGCCGGTATGGGCCGCGACGGTTTCGGCGGCGAGCCCGGAGAGTTCGCGGCCCGGTCCGAGTTCGATGAAGGTGGTCACCCCCTCCTCCAGCAACCACCGCACACCGTCACCGAACCGCACCGCCGCGCGCGCCTGGCGCACCCAGTACCCCGCATCCCCCACCTCGTCCCCGCCCAACGACCGACCCGTCACGCCCGACACCACACCCAGCTCCAGCCGCCCCCACGACAGCCCCGCAGCGACCTCCCGAAGCTCCTCCAGCACGCCGTCCACACACGGCGAATGGAAGCCGCACCCCACACGCAACCGCCGCACCCGCGCCCCGCGGGCACGCCACTCCCGCTCGACCTCGCCCACACCCCGCTCGTCCCCCGACACCACCACCGACGACGGACCGTTCACCGCCGCCACCGCGACGTCCTCGCCCAGCGACCCCGCGACCTCCGCCTCCGACGCCCCCACCGCCACCATCGCGCCGCGGCCCACACTCCCCATCAACCGCCCCCGCGCCGCCACCAACCCACACGCATCGGCCAACGACAGCCCACCCGCGACGTGAACCGCCGCCAGCTCCCCCACCGAATGCCCCAGCAGGAAGTCGGGGCGCACCCCGAAGGACTCCAGCAACCGGAACAGCGCCACCTCCACCGCGAACAGCGCCGGCTGGGTGTACTGCGTCAGGTCCAGCAGCGCCGCGTCCCCCGACCTCTCCTCCGCGAACACCACATCGCGCAACGGCCGCCCCAGCGACCCCCCGAACCCCGCGCACACCTCATCGAACGCCTCCGCGAACACCGGCCATGCCCCATACAACCCACGCCCCATCCCCACACGCTGCGCCCCCTGACCGGCGAACAGGTAGGCGGTCTTGCCGGTGCCGCGCACGGCGCGGTCCTGCAGGGATACGGCTCCGGGGACGCCCTCGGCGAGTTCGTCCAGGCCGCGGAGGAAGTCGGAGCGCTCCCGGCCGACCACCGCCCCCCGGTGCTCCAGGTGGGCCCGCCCCGACGCCAGCGACCACCCCGTGTCCGCGACGTCGCAGCCGTCGGCGGCGAAGTCCCGCAGACGCGCGGCCTGCGCACGCAGTGCGGCGCCGCTGTGCCCGGAGATCGGCCAGACAAGCGTTCGGGGTGTCCCCGTGCTGCGCTGACGTGGAACGGGGACAGGCGCGGGGGCGTCGTCGGCGGGCGGTTCTTCGAGGACGGCGTGGGCATTGGTACCGCTGATCCCGAAGGAGGAGACCCCGGCGCGGCGCGGGCGCCCGTTGCGGGCCCACTCACGCCCCTCGGACAGCAACCGGACCGAACCCGAGGACCAGTCCACCTCCGGCGTCGGCGCATCCACATGCAACGTCGGCGGCAACACACCATGGCGCATCGCCATCAGCACCTTGATCACCCCACCGACCCCCGCCGCCGCCACCGCATGGCCGATATTGGACTTCAACGACCCCAACCACAGCGGATCATCCCCACCGTGCTCCCGCCCATAGGTCGCCAACAGCGCGTTCGCCTCGATCGGATCACCCAGCCGCGTACCCGTCCCATGCGCCTCCACCGCATCCACATCCCCCGCCGACAACCCCGCATCGGCCAACGCGGCGCGGATGACGCGCTCCTGCGCCGGGCCGCTGGGCGCGGTCAGCCCGTTGGAGGCGCCGTCCTGGTTGACGGCGGTGCCGCGCACGACGCCCAGGATGCGACGTCCGTTGGCCCGCGCATCGGACAACCGCTCCAGCAGGAGCACCCCCACCCCCTCCGACCACCCCGTCCCGTCGGCCGCCGCGGCGAACGCCTTGCACCGGCCGTCGGGCGCCAACCCCCGCTGACGGCTGAACTGGATGTACATGCCGGGCGTCGCCATGATCGTGGCGCCTCCGGCCAGGGCCAGGGAGCACTCCCCCGCACGCAGCGACCGCACCGCCAGGTGCAGTGCCACCAACGACGAGGAGCACGCGGTGTCGATCGTGACAGCCGGCCCCTGAAGCCCGAGGGTGTAGGCGATCCGGCCGGAGGCCACCCCCGCCATGCCGCCGGTGAGGGTCAGGTCGTCGAGTCCGGGCGGGGCGTCGGCGATGCGTGGGCCGTAGTCCTGGGCGACCAGACCGACGAACACCCCCGTCCCCGACCCCCGCAGCGACGACGGGTCCACACCCCCGGACTCCACCGCCTCCCACGACGTCTCCAGCAGCAACCGCTGCTGCGGATCCATCGCCACCGCCTCACGCGGCGACACCCCGAAGAAGGCGGCGTCGAACTCCCCCGCACACTCGACGAACCCACCCTCCCGCACATACGACGTCCCCGCCGCCTCCGCATCGCCGCTGAACAACCCCTCCAGATCCCATCCGCGGTCATCCGGAAACGCCCCGACCGCGTCGGCCCCCCGGGAGACGACCTCCCACAGCTCCTCCCCCGATGCGATCCCGCCGGGGAAGCGGCACCCCGCGCCCACCACCGCCACCGGCTCACCGGCCTTGTACAGCAGGCGGCGGTTCCGGTCGCGCAGGCGCTCGTTCTCCTTGAGCGCGGAGCGCAGGGCCTCGATCAGCTTGGTGTCGTCCATCGGTGGTCAGCCTCCGTGGCCGGCGGAGCCGGTGTGGTCGCGGTGGTCGTCCAGGGCGAGGTTCACGAGTTCCTCGGCCGCCATGGCGTCGATCGGGTCGTCGCTGTCGCGGGGCCGGGGGACGGCGCTGTCGGCAGGGTCGCCGGGGGTGCGGGCGAGATCCAGCAGGGCGTCGAGCAGACCGCTGGCGCGCAGGACGGCCGGCGGGATGCCGTCCAGTGCCCGCCGGGCCTCGTCGGTGGCGGTGTCGGGGGCGGTCGGCTGCGCGGGGGCGCCACCGCCCTGCCCTTCCTCGGGGCTCAGCCGGCCGGCCAGCCACCCGCTCAGGGCGCTGGGCGTGGGGTGGTCGAACAGCAGGCTGGAGGGGCCGCGGACACCGGTGGCGGCGGCCAGGCGGTTGCGCAGCTCCACGGAGGTCAAGGAGTCGAATCCGGCCTCGGAGAACGGCCGGTGCGGCGGGATGCCGGCGGTGCCGGAGTGCCCGAGGACCGCGGCGGCTTCGCGGCGCACGAGGTCGAGGAGGGCACGGCGCCGTTCGGCCGGGGGCACATCGGCGGCCCACGGTGCCCGGGCCGCCGGGGAGGTACGCGCCGCGGGACGGTCCGGGATCCGGAGCAGGCCGCGCAGCGGCGGGGGCGGCGGGACGGACGCCGCCACCGGCGAGGCGGTGTCGAGGTCGGCGGGCACCAGGTGCGGGCGGCCGAGCGACAGCGCCGCGTCGAACAGGGCCAGTCCCCGTTCGGTGGGCATCGGTGCCAGCCCGAGGCGGGCCAGCCGGGCGCGGTCGCCGTCGCCGAGGTGGCCGGTCATGCCGCTGGCCTGCTGCCACAGCCCCCACGCGAGGGACACCCCGGGGAGCCCGAGGGCGTGCCGGTGCCGGGCGAGCGCGTCCAGCGCGGTGTTGGCGGCTGCGTAGGCGCCCTGGCCGGGGCCGCCGAGGACTCCGATGGCGGAGGAGAACAGGACGAAGGCGGCGAGATCGCGGTCCCGGGTCAGCTCGTGCAGGTGCCACGCCGCATCCGCCTTAGCCCCCAGTGCCCGGTCGAGCGCCTCGGCGGTCATCGTCTCGGACGGGGCGTCCTCCAGGACCCCGGCGGCGTGCACCACCGTGGTCAGGGGGTGTTCTGCGGGGATGGCGTCGATCACGGCGGCCAGGGCGGAGCGGTCGGCGACGTCGCAGGCGGCCAAGGCCACGGTCGCGCCCAGGGCGGCCAGCTCGTCGCGCAGGCGCTCGGCGCCCGGGGCGTCCGGGCCGCGCCGCCCGGCCAACACAAGGTGGCGGACCCCATGCGCGGTCACCAGGTGGCGGGCGACCAGGGCGCCCAGGGTGCCGGTACCTCCGGTGATCAGGGCGGTGCCCTCGGGGTCGGCGGCCCGCGGCACGCTGAGGACGACCTTGCCGGTGTGTTCGGCGCGGCTCAGGTGGCGAAG
This window contains:
- a CDS encoding type I polyketide synthase; this encodes MANEDKLRDVLKQVTTDLRRVREQNRRLLYKAGEPVAVVGAGCRFPGGAVSPEGLWDVVSGGVDAVGAFPADRGWDLAGLFDADPRTAGTSYTREGGFVECAGEFDAAFFGVSPREAVAMDPQQRLLLETSWEAVESGGVDPSSLRGSGTGVFVGLVAQDYGPRLHEAAGGVDAHLLTGNAASVAAGRVAHTFGLEGPAVTIDTACSSSLVALHLAVRSLRAGECSLALAGGATIMAAPGAFTAFSRQRGLAPDGRCKAFAAAADGTGWSEGVGVLLLERLSDARANGRRILGVVRGTAINHDGVSSGLTAPNGTSQQKVIGRALADAGLSAGDVDAVEAHGTGTRLGDPIEANALLATYGREHGGDDPLWLGSLKSNIGHAVAAAGVGGVIKVLMAMRHGVLPPTLHVDAPTPEVDWSSGSVRLLSEGREWARNGRPRRAGVSSFGMSGTNAHVIVEEAPEEPAITGVASSRPVGHPPRALPWVVSAKSEEALCAQARRLREAVDADPRVATADGALSSVTTRAAFEHRAVVVADGRDGLVDGLDAVAADAAAADVVRGRCSDIPGDKPVFVFPGQGSQWPGMAVDLMATSTVFRGHMEQCAAALEPFTGWSLFDAVREAPGAPPSERVDVLQPTLWAIMVSLARTWGELGVRPAAVVGHSQGEIAAASVAGALSLEDAARVVALRSRAVGTLAGTGGMVSLALSEADATRLIDGWPGRLHIAAVNGPAATVAAGDPAAVHELVDHCGKVGVRAHRIDVDYASHTPFVEEVRGEVAAVLAGLDPRAPAVPFFSTLTGAKLGDTALGADYWYRALRNPVRFDAAVGSLVGAGYGLFIEASPHPVLTGAIEDILAAADASGAAVGTLRRGDGGWDRFLGSAAEAFVRGAPVDWTPLFPDARPVELPTYAFQRRHYWLDGEENRIGGTADGGAPVDHPLLRTVIPLPGAGGSVFTGRISLHSHPWLADHAVDGTVLLPGTAMVGLALYAGQRHDTPHLDELTLQTPLALPDDEAVTVQVTIGPADDTGRRAIAIHSRPARMSRDAEAPWTRHAEGALTAKEAAPSAPPSSRPPSDTRGIDLDGAYERLAASGYEYGPSFQGLRAAWRDGVDIHAEVRLPDPRHGEATAFGLHPALLDAAQHALALADGDLTRGAIAIPFSWTDVTLHADGATELRVRLTCVGPGTFTLTAADPEGVPVVSVGGLTLRPMGADDLVGTGPTAADDLYVLTWDPVPAPQVPDATGRWVLLDSGPTGFRDSAGRPLTVYRDMPDLRASLDAGGPVPETVILPCLATQDARYGTAEGARAALHAMLDVLHRWLEDERLEDTRLVVVTGGSVATRANEGVGDLARAPLWGMIRTAQTEHPGRLVIVDADEPERAWPFLAGAVASGEPGIAIREGRMLAPRLARPARCEDAPQGAGSDSPPSRTGGAEPPALPADGTVLVTGATGTLGQEVTRHLVTTHGVRRLLLLGRSGGRSAAATELAADLTALGAEVTFAACDAAHRPSVARVLDAIPREHTLTAVVHIAGVLDDGVLTSLTPDRIDRVTRPKIDAAWNLHELTRDRDLAAFVLFSSAGALLGAPGQANYTAANAFLDALAHHRRASGLPATSLSWGLWAQRTGMTVHLDTTDLNRMARMGMAAPLETEQGLAHLDTALRSGAPHMVPLPVDLPGLRARAARTGDVPPLFRGLVRAPRRRVVGDAGSGAKALRERVALLSHDELERHLTDLVRGCAADVLGHPDADRIEADGGFLEAGFDSLTAVELRNRLNAASGLRLPPALIFTYPTPRDLARYLRTELTQAVGSPGRAAPRPGGRPRTDGGTPPGDAAIPDGLLELFRQTCRLGRIREGIRMIEAAAQVRPTFGPGGDPDGAPAPVRLARGDARPALVCFASLVMISGSQEYARFAAPLRGVRDVTVLPEPGFRPGERLPADADVAIEAQVRAALDVVGSTGDGSFVLVGRSSGGWIAHAVAARLEARGVAPRAVVLIDTPLPDAPATLPIIETAVLHRERRLGLMDTARVTAMGGYLRMFSAWKPEPITAPTLLVRPESPVTGPSGEPLGGPDWRFAWHLPHATLDVPGDHLTMMEEHAETTARALNDWLTRHSGA
- a CDS encoding type I polyketide synthase — encoded protein: MDDTKLIEALRSALKENERLRDRNRRLLYKAGEPVAVVGAGCRFPGGIASGEELWEVVSRGADAVGAFPDDRGWDLEGLFSGDAEAAGTSYVREGGFVECAGEFDAAFFGVSPREAVAMDPQQRLLLETSWEAVESGGVDPSSLRGSGTGVFVGLVAQDYGPRIADAPPGLDDLTLTGGMAGVASGRIAYTLGLQGPAVTIDTACSSSLVALHLAVRSLRAGECSLALAGGATIMATPGMYIQFSRQRGLAPDGRCKAFAAAADGTGWSEGVGVLLLERLSDARANGRRILGVVRGTAVNQDGASNGLTAPSGPAQERVIRAALADAGLSAGDVDAVEAHGTGTRLGDPIEANALLATYGREHGGDDPLWLGSLKSNIGHAVAAAGVGGVIKVLMAMRHGVLPPTLHVDAPTPEVDWSSGSVRLLSEGREWARNGRPRRAGVSSFGISGTNAHAVLEEPPADDAPAPVPVPRQRSTGTPRTLVWPISGHSGAALRAQAARLRDFAADGCDVADTGWSLASGRAHLEHRGAVVGRERSDFLRGLDELAEGVPGAVSLQDRAVRGTGKTAYLFAGQGAQRVGMGRGLYGAWPVFAEAFDEVCAGFGGSLGRPLRDVVFAEERSGDAALLDLTQYTQPALFAVEVALFRLLESFGVRPDFLLGHSVGELAAVHVAGGLSLADACGLVAARGRLMGSVGRGAMVAVGASEAEVAGSLGEDVAVAAVNGPSSVVVSGDERGVGEVEREWRARGARVRRLRVGCGFHSPCVDGVLEELREVAAGLSWGRLELGVVSGVTGRSLGGDEVGDAGYWVRQARAAVRFGDGVRWLLEEGVTTFIELGPGRELSGLAAETVAAHTGRDTPALVPVMDPDQDEPERWVRALAEAYTSGVDVDWAPLFPGARRTELPTYAFQRRHYWLDATGATANRATDNTPAPVPKTPDFAALGPAERERELLTTVRALTAAVLGHTDPAEIDDHRGFLDAGGDSLSAVRLRDRLRAATGLDLPTTVAFDHPTPAGLTRHLADRFAEAEGGSVLREVERIEAALVTDALPESVRCTAVTRLRALVDRIDADGSPAAGAASASAADDLRDASDEELLAYIDKEFGIS